In Fusarium falciforme chromosome 9, complete sequence, the following are encoded in one genomic region:
- a CDS encoding Pyruvate carboxyltransferase domain-containing protein, whose product MPMLKEPWKKYKPFPRMNLPDRQWPSKSIEKAPRWLETSLRDGNQSNPDPMNGEEKWRFFKMLCDIGFKEIEVSFPSASQTDFDFTRRLVETPGAIPDDVAIQVLSPCRPDLIKRTVEAVSGAKNAIIHIYLATSECFRRIVFNHSEEDTLELAVRCAKVVRSLTKDDPAQSGTNWQFEFSPECFSDTSPEFAVKVCNAVREAWGPTVETPMIVNLPATVENASCNVFADQVEFFCRNISERQTVCVSVHNHNDRGTAAAAAELAQMAGADRVEGCLFGNGERTGNVDLVTLALNLYTQGVPPNLDFSNLTQIIDLVEDCNKIPVHPRAPYAGSLVVCAFSGSHQDAIKKASRMDSEIFNPFDHLLIRLQGMQIRSREGKSYEDYWEVPYLPLDPEDVGRTYEAIIRVNSQSGKGGAAWIILRKLSLDIPRGLQVAFSSVVQKQADGLGRELRPEEITDLFETTYFLNENPRFSLVDYSITPDRSQSPAPPAPGKTQETKNLNRVFEGVVSVDGREIKLRGRGNGPISSMANALKDVGVDLDVNDYKEHAIGEGRGVKAASYIECKIGNTKQTVWGVGIHEDVVQSSLIALLSAASNFITSRPGSPVLKPVASRPKTLDPSSANGAPTEPAQETPSVISILEEKANGM is encoded by the exons ATGCCTAT GCTCAAGGAACCATGGAAGAAATACAAGCCCTTCCCTCGCATGAACCTTCCTGATCGCCAATGGCCCTCGAAATCGATTGAGAAAGCCCCTCGATGGCTGGAGACCAGTCTCCGAGACGGAAACCAGAGCAACCCAGACCCAATG AACGGAGAGGAGAAATGGAGATTCTTCAAGATGCTCTGCGATATTGGATTCAAGGAAATCGAGGTTTCCTTCCCTTCTGCTTCTCAAACCGACTTCGACTTCACAAGACGCCTGGTCGAGACCCCTGGAGCTATCCCCGACGATGTTGCGATCCAAGTGCTGTCACCATGCCGACCCGACCTGATCAAGCGCACAGTCGAAGCTGTCTCTGGCGCCAAGAACGCAATTATTCACATCTATCTCGCCACCAGCGAGTGCTTCCGGAGAATCGTCTTCAACCACTCCGAGGAGGACACTCTGGAACTCGCCGTGCGTTGTGCCAAGGTTGTCAGGTCCCTGACAAAGGACGATCCCGCTCAATCAGGCACAAACTGGCAGTTTGAGTTCAGCCCTGAGTGTTTTTCCGATACCTCACCTGAGTTTGCCGTCAAGGTCTGCAATGCTGTTCGGGAGGCTTGGGGACCCACGGTCGAGACACCCATGATTGTCAACCTGCCGGCAACAGTCGAAAACGCGTCTTGCAATGTTTTTGCCGATCAAGTTGAGTTCTTTTGCAGAAATATCTCTGAGCGTCAGACGGTTTGCGTCAGTGTCCACAACCACAACGATAGGGGTAccgcagcagcggcagcagagTTGGCCCAGATGGCCGGAGCTGACCGCGTAGAGGGATGCCTCTTTGGAAACGGCGAGCGTACTGGAAACGTCGACCTGGTGACGCTGGCGCTGAATTTGTATACCCAAGGAGTCCCCCCCAACTTGGACTTTTCCAACTTGACCCAGATCATCGACCTGGTTGAGGACTGTAACAAGATCCCCGTTCACCCTCGCGCTCCCTACGCCGGCTCTCTAGTAGTTTGCGCCTTCAGTGGCTCACATCAAGATGCTATCAAAAA GGCAAGCAGAATGGACTCCGAAATCTTCAACCCATTTGACCACTTACTGATACGTTTACAGGGCATGCAAATCCGTTCGCGCGAAGGAAAGTCATACGAGGACTACTGGGAAGTGCCTTATCTACCCCTGGATCCCGAGGACGTTGGGCGTACCTACGAGGCCATCATCCGTGTCAACTCCCAGAGCGGCAAGGGCGGCGCTGCCTGGATCATCCTGCGGAAGCTTTCTCTGGACATCCCTCGAGGTCTGCAGGTTGCGTTTTCTAGCGTTGTCCAGAAGCAGGCCGATGGTCTTGGCCGTGAGCTTCGACCCGAGGAAATCACCGACCTTTTCGAGACGACCTACTTCCTTAATGAGAACCCTCGATTCAGCCTGGTCGACTACTCGATTACCCCTGACCGCTCACAATCTCCCGCGCCGCCTGCGCCGGGCAAGACACAGGAAACCAAGAACCTGAACCGTGTTTTTGAGGGTGTTGTTTCAGTCGATGGTAGAGAGATTAAGCTCCGTGGACGTGGCAATGGACCCATCTCCAGTATGGCGAATGCTCTCAAGGACGTTGGTGTTGACCTGGATGTCAATGACTACAAGGAGCATGCCATTGGCGAGGGTCGTGGTGTCAAGGCTGCCTCTTACATTGAGTGCAAGATTGGAAACACTAAGCAGACAGTGTGGGGAGTCGGCATCCACGAGGATGTGGTTCAGAGTTCTCTGATTGCTCTGCTGAGCGCTGCCAGCAAC TTTATCACCAGCAGACCTGGAAGCCCCGTTCTGAAGCCCGTTGCATCTCGTCCCAAGACTCTGGACCCTAGCAGCGCCAACGGCGCGCCCACAGAGCCTGCTCAGGAGACTCCCAGTGTGATCTCCatcttggaggagaaggcgaaCGGTATGTAA
- a CDS encoding HET domain-containing protein, with the protein MTPSRPTPQISQRAILSTEDSLQSSQAVPPAGQISPQAVAPQIVQPTDSSSLLVGYNEPDEEFHFIVSHYSDASSVWVEGSEPPTCAESWLESRRAHVFDVLPPYDQPRCKDDSEVPITSSRSVDYLSHRWIDEEIGPSWKAVSSAKSLINKGRLENGIWRAWTKFKNNLSTIPPEEINWFKDCDVTWLYGPLYPDSQSHPTDWQTDDKSILRRHRTFYSEFSSRGKKPIDLKVRIREEVEVIGHDGGIGYFEDENDDDTTIKKYTDTAL; encoded by the exons ATGACGCCGTCGCGACCGACGCCCCAAATTTCCCAAAGAGCCATTCTCAGTACCGAAGATAGCTTGCAGTCATCCCAGGCTGTTCCTCCTGCTGGCCAGATATCTCCACAGGCTGTCGCTCCGCAGATTGTGCAGCCAACTGACTCTAGTTCTCTTTTGGTAGGATATAATGAGCCTGATGAGGAGTTTCATTTTATCGTTTCACATTACAGCGACGCGTCAAGCGTTTGGGTTGAAGGCTCGGAGCCACCGACTTGTGCCGAGTCCTGGTTGGAGTCTCGGAGAGCCCATGTTTTCGATGTTCTGCCTCCCTATGATCAACCCAGGTGTAAGGATGACTCTGAGGTACCGATCACGTCTAGCCGCTCTGTTGACTATTTGTCACACCGGTGGATCGATGAGGAGATTGGTCCATCATGGAAGGCAGTCAGCTCGGCGAAATCGCTCATCAACAAGGGTCGCCTGGAGAATGGCATCTGGAGAGCATGGACAAAGTTCAAGAACAACTTGTCAACAATCCCACCGGAGGAAATAAACTG GTTCAAGGATTGCGATGTCACCTGGCTCTACGGACCCCTCTATCCAGACTCTCAATCTCACCCTACCGATTGGCAAACCGATGACAAGTCTATTCTGAGACGACACCGGACATTTTATTCTGAATTCTCATCCCGAGGGAAGAAACCGATCGACCTTAAAGTTCGTATTCGGGAAGAGGTGGAAGTCattggccatgatggtggtATTGGCTATTTCGAGGACGAGAATGATGATGACACCACAATTAAGAAGTATACAGATACCGCATTGTAG